A DNA window from Daucus carota subsp. sativus chromosome 3, DH1 v3.0, whole genome shotgun sequence contains the following coding sequences:
- the LOC108211830 gene encoding signaling peptide TAXIMIN 2, with protein sequence MGDRDEDCECRPLGFLLGLPFAFLALILSILGAVIWILGSIVSCVCPCCCCCAGLLNLAVALVKLPIKVLRWFTRKIPC encoded by the exons atgggGGACAGAGATGAAGATTGCGAATGCAGGCCATTGGGTTTCTTGCTGGGCTTGCCATTTGCGTTTCTGGCTTTGATCTTATCTATACTCGGTGCTGTTATCTGGATCCTCGG ATCTATAGTGAGTTGTGTGTGCCCCTGTTGTTGCTGCTGTGCCGGGCTTTTGAATCTGGCTGTGGCCCTTGTTAAGCTCCCCATCAAAGTGCTCCGATGGTTCACCAGAAAGATCCCTTGTTGA